The window TCGGCTCCGCTCCCCACGTCGCCAGCAGCAGGCCGCCGGCGAAGGAGCCGAGGGCGTTGGTGCCGGAGCCGATGAGGGTGGCCGTTGCCGCGACTCGGCCCTGGAGGGCGTCCGGGGTCGTGCGGACCTGGTAGACGGCGGCGGAGACGTTGAACACCGCGCCGACGAAGCCGGTCCCGGCGTAGAGCAGGCCGAGCAGCAGCGGCTCGGCGGTGAAGCCCATCGCGCCGATCAGCAGGGCCCAGGCGACGGCCCCGCCGATGAGCAGCGCGCGGCGGCTCGTCCGGCGCTCGAGACGGCTGCCCGCCAGCGCCCCGCACAGGCCGCCGATCCCGCCGACGCCCATGACGATCGCGAGGGTCGACGGCGGCAGGCCCTCCTCCTTGACGCGCAGGATCAGGGCCAGGGCGAGCATCTGGAACAGCACATTGGTGCCGGCGACATAGCCGAGGGCCGCCCGCAGAAACCGCTGCCGCCACAGCCACCGCATGCCCTCGGCCACCTCGGTGGCCATCCGGCGCGGCGCGGCGGCGCCGGTCCGCTCCTGCTGGAAGTCCTTGCGGATCAGCAGCAGGGAGACGAAGGAGCAGGCGTAGGCGAGCGCGCCGAAGCCGAACGGCAGCCAGCGCGCCGCCGAGTACAGCAGCGCTCCGCCCGGCTGGCCGAGCAGCCCGGCCGCCCGCCCGCGCGCCTCGTTCTGCGCGAGGGCGGCGGGCAGATGCGCGGGGTGCACGAGATTGCGTACGGCACCCCGCTCGGCGAGCCGGTAGAACACCGCGAACGCCGACTCCACGAACGCCACCACCGCAAGATGCGGCACCGACAGCCGGCCCGCCGCGAGCGCCAGCGCCACGCTGCCCACCGCGAGGATCCGGCCCGCCTCGCACCCCAGCATCAGCCGGCGCCGGTCGAAACGGTCCACGACCGCCCCGGCCGGCAGCTGCACCAGCAGCAGCGGCAGCAGGGCCGCCGTGGTGACGACCGACATCGCCAGCGGCGAGCCGGTGTGCCAGAGCACGATCAGCGGGTAGGCGACCGAGGTGACCCGGGTGGCCAGGAACGACAGGCTCGCTCCCGACCACAGCAGCAGGAACTCCCGGTTGTGGCGCAGCGGGGGCGGCGCTTCGACGGCCTCGGCGTCGACGAGGGTCATGTCCTGCACCACTCCAGGACCGCCATCGCGCTGTGCATCTTGTTCTCCGCCTGCGCGAAGGCGATGGACTCGGGCCCGTCCAGCACCTCGGCGGTGACCTCCTCGCCGCGGTGGGCGGGCAGGTCGTGCATGAAGACGGCCTTGGGGCTCGCCTCCCACAGCGCCCGCGTCACCTGGAACGGCGCGAAGATCTCCCGCCAGTTCGCGTCCGGCTTGGCGGTGCCGGTGGTCTGCCAGCGGGTGGTGTAGACGACGTCCAGGTCCGCGGGCAGCCCGGCCATGTCGTGCCGCTCGGCGAACCGGGCCCCGCTGCGGGCGGCCTGCTCGGCGGCACGGGCCGCGAAGGACGGCTCGAGTCCGTAGCCGGGCGGGGTGCGCAGCTCGAACTCGACGCCCGGGAAGCGGGTCAGGGCGAGGGCGAGGGCGGAGGCGGTGTTGTTGCCCTCGCCGACGTAGAGGATCTTCAACCCGTCGACCTGCCCGAACTGCCCCTGGAGCGTGGTCAGATCGGTCAGCGCCTGGGTGGGGTGCTCGTCGGCGCTCATGGCGTTGATCACCGCCATCCGGTCCTGGGTGGCCCAGGCCCGCATCTCGGCGGGATCGCCGGCGGTACGGGCGACCAGCACGTCGAGCATCCGCGACATGACCCGGCCGGTGTCCTCGCTGGTCTCCCCGGTGTTGAGCTGGAGGTCCCCCGGCCCGTACGCGATGATCTGCGCGCCGAGCCGCAGGGCGCCGCTGGAGAAGGCGGTGCGGGTACGGGTGGAGGTCTTGCTGAAGTAGATGCCCACGACGTCCCCGGCGAGGGGGGTGGGGCGGCCGGCCGCGCGGGCCGAGAACTCGGCGCCGCGCGCGACGAGCGCCCTGAGGTCGGTGTCGTCGAGGTCGTCGATGGAGATCAGGTGCCGTACGGATGCCACGGTGTCCTCCCGGAAGATGGCCTGCGGGTCAGGGGCGTCATGCGCGGTCCTCGTCGGTGACGACCGGGGCCAGCACGGCGGGGACCCCGTCGGTGCCGCCCTCGCCGCGCCAGTCGGCGGCGAGCCGTCCGCTGCCGAACCGGGCGTCGTCCCGGCCGAGTTCGGCGGTGAGGTGTTTGACCACGGCCTTGCCGGAGTCGGCGTTGGTCAGGGCGACGAAGCCGGTGCCCGCGTGCAGCCGGCTGATCGCCATGTTCCAGTAGCCGGAGGGTTCGCCCCCGTGGCCGAACTCCAGGTCGTCGCCGCTGTCGTCGACGATCGTGCCGAGGCCGTAGAAGGTGCCGGACTCGCCCGCCAGCAGCTCCCGGGCGCTCGCCTGGGTGACGAGCGCGCCCGGTGCGCCGAGCAGGGCCTCGCGTACGGCGAGGACTAGGCGGGCGGTGTCCCCCGCGGTGGTCCACAGCCCGGCGGCGGCCAGGTGGGCGCGGTTGCGCCAGCCGCCCTTGAGCGACGTGCCGTGTGCGTCGTGGCCGAGCGCCACCGGCAGCCCGGAGGTCTCGGGGAACCGCTGGTCGAAGCTGGTGTCGGCCAGGCCCAGCGGGTCCAGGACCAGGCGCCGCATCAGCGTCTCGAAGTCCTCGCCGGTGATGTCCTCCAGCACCTGCTGAAGCACCCAGTAGTGCGTGCTGCTCTTGCGGAACGTCTCGCCGGGGGGCAGTTCCCGGCGCACCCGCGGGGTGGTGACCGGCGGGCGGCCCTCCAACAGGTCGAGCAGGACGGGCAGTTGCTCACCCGGCTTGAAGCCGACGCTGCGGTGCCGGGCGAGCCCGGCCCGGTGGCCGAGCAGATGGCGCGCGGTGAGCGGGCCGGGGGCGGCCGGGTCGTCGGCGAGCTGCCAGGAGGTCAGGTAGCCGTTCACGTCCGCGTCCAGGTCGATCAGACCCTGGTCCAGCAGCCGCATGACGGCTACGGCGGTGACGTGCTTGCTGATCGAGCCGACCTGGAAGAGCGTCCGGCCCGTCACCGACGCGTCCCCGCCCGCGGCAAGCACACCGTGGCCTTGTACGTCGGCCAGGGCGCCGTCGCGAAGCACGGCGAGGGCGACTCCGGGCACGTGGTGGTCGTCCATGACGGCGGCGAGGCCTTCGGCGAACTCCGGCTGGGCGTAGAAGGGTTGGGCTGCCGCGCCGGGAAGCGGGGCCGCCTGCGCGCGGGCGTCGTCCGGGACCCGGGCGTCGGGCGGGGCCGTACCGAGCAGTGCGGCGGCCTGGGCGAGGGCTCCGGCCGCGGCCTTGCCGTCGGCTCCGGCGGAGGCCTGCCGCAGCAGGGCGGCGAGAAGCTCGGCCGGGACCTGAACGGTGCCGTCGGCGCCGACCGCGGGCGGCGCGCTCGGCCCCGCCTGCTGGGCCTCCCGGGCCGCCTCCGCCGCCCGGCCCGCCGTGGCCCGCTCGGCCTCCGAGGACTTGGCCGCCGTGCCCCTCTCCGTCTCCGAAGCCTTGGCCGCCTTGGCCTTCTCGGCCTCCGCCGCGTCCTCGTCGATCGCCGCCGCCAGATCGATCAGCGTGTCGTGCTGGTACATCCGGTAGATCGACACCGTCAGGCCCGCCGCCCGGGCCGCCGCCAGCACCTTGATCATCAGCAGGGAGTGGCCGCCGAGGTCGAAGAAGCGGTCGTGGATGCCGACCTGGTCGACGCCGAGGACGTCGGACCAGATGGCGGCGAGCGTCCGCTCGGTGTCGGTGCGCGGGGGCACATGGTCGGTGCCGGTGCGCAGGGCGCCGCGGTCCACGGCGGGCAGGGCGCGTCGGTCGACCTTGCCGTTGGCGTTCAGCGGCAGGGCGTCGAGGGCGACGAAGGCCGACGGAACCATGTAGTCGGGCAGCCGCAGCGCACAGTGCGCGGCAAGCGCCTCCGCGTCCGGAGCCTCGGCGGACGAAGGCGTCCAGTACGCGACCAGCCTCCGGTCCCCCGGCACCGGCTCGTGCACGGTGACGTAGGCGTCGCGGACCCCGGCGTGGCCGGCGAGCACGGCCTGGACCTCGCCGAGTTCGATCCGGTAGCCGCGGATCTTGACCTGGTCGTCGATCCGGCCGAGGAACTCGATGGCGCCGTCGGCCAGTTGGCGCACCAGGTCCCCGGTGCGGTACATCCGGGCGCCGGCCACATCGCCGTACGGGTCGGGCAGGAAGCGCTCGGCCGTCAGGTCGGGGCGGCCGGCGTAGCCGCGGGCCACGCCGGTGCCGCCGACGTACAGTTCGCCCGCCACCCCGACCGGGACC of the Streptomyces sp. NBC_00287 genome contains:
- a CDS encoding MFS transporter, which translates into the protein MTLVDAEAVEAPPPLRHNREFLLLWSGASLSFLATRVTSVAYPLIVLWHTGSPLAMSVVTTAALLPLLLVQLPAGAVVDRFDRRRLMLGCEAGRILAVGSVALALAAGRLSVPHLAVVAFVESAFAVFYRLAERGAVRNLVHPAHLPAALAQNEARGRAAGLLGQPGGALLYSAARWLPFGFGALAYACSFVSLLLIRKDFQQERTGAAAPRRMATEVAEGMRWLWRQRFLRAALGYVAGTNVLFQMLALALILRVKEEGLPPSTLAIVMGVGGIGGLCGALAGSRLERRTSRRALLIGGAVAWALLIGAMGFTAEPLLLGLLYAGTGFVGAVFNVSAAVYQVRTTPDALQGRVAATATLIGSGTNALGSFAGGLLLATWGAEPTVRAIAAAMAVLALLAALAPDLRRELPDEAAADGGGPHHAARPASGLEARSRSGRKPPGPDDHPRTKGDETP
- a CDS encoding ornithine carbamoyltransferase, whose protein sequence is MASVRHLISIDDLDDTDLRALVARGAEFSARAAGRPTPLAGDVVGIYFSKTSTRTRTAFSSGALRLGAQIIAYGPGDLQLNTGETSEDTGRVMSRMLDVLVARTAGDPAEMRAWATQDRMAVINAMSADEHPTQALTDLTTLQGQFGQVDGLKILYVGEGNNTASALALALTRFPGVEFELRTPPGYGLEPSFAARAAEQAARSGARFAERHDMAGLPADLDVVYTTRWQTTGTAKPDANWREIFAPFQVTRALWEASPKAVFMHDLPAHRGEEVTAEVLDGPESIAFAQAENKMHSAMAVLEWCRT